One segment of Polaribacter huanghezhanensis DNA contains the following:
- a CDS encoding glycosyltransferase: protein MNLNLSIIIPVYNRPNEIDELLESLTQQDFSDDFEVLIVEDGSTVKSETIVEKYTSKLNLKYFFKENSGAGASRNFGMQHANGNYFIILDSDVIVPKQYLAEVKKALELNFTDAFGGPDAAHQSFTSLQKAINYSMTAVLTTGGIRGKKKAVGKFQPRSFNLGLSQIAFNKTKGFADLKVGEDIDLTFRLWENGFETQLIEKAFVYHKRRSTIQQFFKQTFAFGTARPHLNKRYPETAKLTYWFPSLFIIGFDVSVIAAFFGYWQFIAFYGFYFAILFLDSLFQNKNLVVAFLSISTSFTQHLGYGLGFLESKFLKKK, encoded by the coding sequence TTGAACCTGAACCTCTCCATCATAATTCCTGTGTACAATCGTCCGAATGAAATCGACGAATTATTGGAGAGTCTTACACAACAAGATTTTTCTGATGATTTTGAAGTGTTGATTGTAGAAGATGGTTCAACGGTGAAAAGTGAAACAATTGTAGAGAAATATACATCGAAACTCAATTTAAAATATTTCTTCAAAGAAAATAGTGGAGCAGGAGCAAGTCGTAATTTCGGAATGCAACACGCAAACGGAAACTATTTTATCATTTTAGATTCTGATGTCATCGTTCCGAAACAATACCTAGCAGAAGTTAAAAAAGCATTAGAACTAAATTTTACAGATGCTTTTGGTGGTCCAGATGCTGCGCATCAAAGTTTTACTTCTTTGCAAAAAGCGATTAATTATTCAATGACTGCTGTGTTAACAACAGGCGGAATTCGAGGTAAGAAAAAAGCTGTTGGGAAATTTCAACCAAGAAGTTTTAATCTCGGGCTGTCGCAGATAGCATTTAATAAGACCAAAGGTTTTGCAGATTTAAAAGTTGGAGAAGATATCGATTTGACCTTTCGTTTATGGGAAAATGGATTTGAAACTCAATTGATAGAAAAAGCATTTGTCTATCACAAACGAAGAAGCACCATTCAACAATTTTTTAAGCAAACGTTTGCTTTTGGAACTGCAAGACCACATTTAAACAAACGTTATCCAGAAACTGCAAAATTGACGTATTGGTTTCCTTCATTATTTATTATTGGATTTGATGTCAGTGTAATTGCTGCATTTTTTGGCTATTGGCAATTCATCGCGTTTTATGGATTTTATTTTGCTATACTTTTCTTAGATTCTCTATTTCAAAATAAAAACTTGGTGGTTGCTTTTTTAAGCATCAGTACTTCCTTTACACAACATTTAGGGTATGGTTTGGGGTTTTTAGAATCGAAGTTTTTAAAGAAAAAGTAA
- the recN gene encoding DNA repair protein RecN, which produces MLTSLSIQNYALINQLSIDFTDGLSIITGETGAGKSILLGALGLVLGNRADTTILKDTSKKCVVEAHLAISNYNLEDFFNSVDLDYEAQTIIRREILPSGKSRAFVNDTPVNLSVLNELKSKLIDVHSQHQTLELSDTDFQFHMLDALAKNTQKLASYQRGLQQLKVYQKELLKLETQQREANQQYDYNLHLLNELNDANLIVDEQLELEEKLEKLNNVEEIQLNLSEAVHIASADEIGIQTLLNTLENRLLKIAPFSKEYEEISNRITSVKIELDDIVAELEDATELIDSNPNELEKLNDRLQLIYNLQKKHYVNTIPELIGIQEALSVKVDQVENAEGIIHKKQKEIQEVSTKLDEVAMLISSARKKIIPNLKKELEYLLSELGMPEARFSIEVSTSDSFLSNGKDKLSFLFSANKGGSFGELKKVASGGELSRIMLAIKKILSENTQLPTIIFDEIDTGVSGEISNKIAKIMQQMSTQMQVITITHLPQIAAKGNQHYKVFKEDVAGVTTTNLKQLSEDERIVEIAEMLSGKEISDSAITHAKELLN; this is translated from the coding sequence TTGTTAACATCACTTTCCATACAGAATTATGCTTTAATCAATCAGTTGTCAATTGATTTTACTGATGGTTTGTCTATTATTACTGGAGAAACTGGCGCAGGAAAATCTATTTTATTAGGTGCCTTAGGGTTGGTTTTGGGAAATAGAGCAGATACAACTATCTTAAAAGATACTTCTAAAAAATGTGTGGTAGAAGCACATTTGGCAATTTCTAATTACAATCTAGAAGACTTTTTTAATTCAGTCGATTTAGATTACGAAGCACAAACAATCATTAGACGAGAAATTTTACCTTCAGGGAAATCGCGTGCTTTTGTAAACGATACGCCAGTAAATTTATCAGTTTTAAATGAATTAAAATCAAAATTGATTGATGTGCATTCTCAACATCAAACCTTAGAATTGTCTGATACTGATTTTCAGTTTCATATGTTGGATGCTTTGGCGAAGAACACACAAAAATTAGCTTCTTACCAACGTGGATTACAGCAATTAAAAGTGTATCAAAAAGAATTATTAAAATTAGAAACACAACAACGCGAAGCAAATCAACAATACGATTATAATTTACATTTACTTAACGAGTTAAATGATGCTAATTTAATAGTTGATGAACAGTTAGAATTAGAAGAAAAATTAGAGAAGTTAAACAATGTTGAGGAGATTCAATTGAATTTGTCGGAAGCGGTTCATATTGCTTCTGCGGATGAAATCGGAATTCAGACCTTACTAAATACGTTGGAAAATAGATTGCTAAAAATTGCACCATTTTCTAAAGAATACGAAGAAATCTCCAACAGAATTACCAGTGTAAAAATTGAATTAGACGATATTGTTGCAGAACTTGAAGATGCTACTGAATTGATTGATTCTAATCCGAATGAATTAGAAAAACTAAATGACAGATTGCAGTTGATTTATAATCTACAGAAGAAACATTATGTAAATACGATTCCAGAGTTGATAGGAATTCAAGAAGCTTTGTCCGTAAAAGTAGATCAAGTAGAGAACGCAGAAGGAATCATCCATAAAAAGCAAAAAGAAATTCAAGAAGTTTCTACGAAATTAGACGAAGTAGCAATGCTAATTTCATCAGCTAGAAAAAAAATAATCCCGAATTTAAAGAAAGAACTAGAATATTTATTGTCAGAACTCGGCATGCCAGAAGCGCGTTTTTCAATTGAGGTATCTACATCAGATTCTTTTTTGTCAAACGGAAAAGACAAACTAAGCTTTTTGTTTTCTGCCAATAAAGGCGGTAGTTTTGGAGAACTTAAAAAAGTGGCGTCTGGAGGAGAATTGTCTCGAATTATGTTGGCAATCAAAAAAATATTATCAGAAAACACACAATTACCAACCATTATTTTTGATGAAATTGATACCGGAGTTTCTGGGGAAATTTCGAATAAAATTGCAAAAATCATGCAGCAAATGTCAACCCAAATGCAAGTAATTACCATTACGCATTTGCCACAAATTGCAGCAAAAGGAAATCAACATTACAAAGTGTTTAAAGAAGATGTTGCTGGTGTAACAACGACCAATTTAAAGCAATTGTCGGAAGACGAGCGCATTGTGGAAATTGCAGAAATGTTAAGCGGAAAAGAGATTTCAGATTCTGCAATTACACACGCAAAAGAATTGTTGAATTAA